Genomic segment of Eupeodes corollae chromosome 2, idEupCoro1.1, whole genome shotgun sequence:
tcccaactattcttatttctcgagaaagttcaaggaaaaacaaaaatcgagaagaagtcTAAACAAGGCATTTTCCTATTACTATTAATATTACACGCGAGATTCGAGGTGTGagttttgtaccaaaaatgaaattaagcgactttaaaaacccattttttacataaacgattaaatgttaatttcagTTAATCTACGTTAAAATGATACaagttgttcttgttgttaaaGTAAGGGTCTGTATTACCTCTTCTTCTGCTCATTTGTCAGCATTTTCGACCTTGTTGAAAGAACTCGTTCTCGATCacctgtttttgttgcttttgcaaaataaaggctAGGTACACCTGTGGCTGATGAGACCATGGTTACCATCAATTTTGCCGATATTTTGCAGCCACAACGGGAAAAAGAAAATAGCCAAAGGCTggtttttgttgcggtaaaatttacagTATAAACAAGATTGAATTCGTGAAGGTATCGACGACAAACTGTGGATTGGTCATTTCCTGAAAAGGATTGGGTTTGCAACCGTAGCCGTAATAGCCATTTGATTGACATTGCTTCCAAACTTTCAAATGCAATAAAAATTCTTTATCAAGGCGTAAAACCTCTCGGGCTTATCTGTGCAGGCAAGTGACTTAACATAacacgacaaaaaaaaagttgagtgGTGACGCGAGATAATTATTCACCTAAAATTTCCTTTCAATACATTGATACATCATGTAAACCCAgctattattttggtaataaatttgcacgGTTTTCCAACATTGCTTAGGGGTGAGTATATCTTTATGATTTggcaaataaaaattaccatAAAGCAAATGATAGCTGTCAAATTACCATATTGAAAACCACAAGTCTCAAAAACAATGatgatgttaatatttttttcatttttttttacaaaaattgtaccGTTAATTAACAATAACACATTAAGTTCTTACGCAAACAAGATGTGATCGTATCAAAGCCATAGAACCATAAGATCGATCCAATggggaatttattttatttcttaacgtcaagtttgcatttatttttgttataagtaTTTATTACCTGCTTTCTCTCACAGAACATTCAAGTTAATGCATAAGTTCTAGTTTTCCTTATACCTTTTATTTGCATACATAGATCAGAtcgataattaaaaaacaacatttgtaaaCATTCCAAACAATAATGTGCTAAAGTTGTTCAAACAAGTATCAGTAAAATATaccaaaaacattgaaatagcTTCTGAGCagatattatttaagaaaatgcgtcagaattatgtaattttaattttttaaaacattctaaAGAAAATGCGaaataattgaacaaaatatttaaaatactcaTATTTTGCTAATCCGACCGACATCTTTCTAAAGTTTGTATTCTGATTCTGATACGTAATACTGGTTTCATGCAAGAATTTcgaatttcttccatttttatagCATATTGCGCTTCCTTGAAATGAATTCATATGTCAAAAgtgatctttttttaattttgtaaactcataacttttcaaaaaggattttttgaaattgcggTCATTTtggcaaaacttttttaatattcaatctTATAAAATAGTTGCACCTTAGACGAATTGATGTTTCAGAATTTATTAGTATTTCAACTTCTTTTAATCATTTAACCATGGTAAAGGGTTTTAAGTATTGTTTAGAAATTTCCGAACGCTGTTGCTAGTTGAGTAATATTGTTTTATCGTTGTTCTAAGCTCAATTTGTTGTTAATCTTTAAGTTTCTTTCTAACAACGAATTAAttgacttcttttattttctctatAGGGAACCCCAACTGTTCATCCGGCTCAAAATTTCGATCCTGTCAAGGATGCCCATGACCTTCGAAAAGCAATGAAAGGATTTGGTACCGATGAAAATACTTTGATTGAAATTATTTGCCGACGGACTAATGACCAAAGACAGGTAAGCAAAAGAATacttgaaaacattaaaaaccatCATTGTGAACTAAAATGGTTGGTGTCTAAACTAAAAAGAGCTTTGAGTTAAAcattatattaaattgaaaagctttttgtgtCAGTGTTTCCAACTTCCTACTTTAATCaataaccatttttgtttttaaggaaatACAACGTcaatataaaacacattttgGAAAGGACCTTATTGAGGATATTAAATCAGAAACAAGTGGTAATTTCCAGAAGCTTTTAGTTGGTCTTCTACGTCCAATTGTCGATTTCTATTGTCATGAATTGTGTGATGCCATGAAAGGCATTGGCACCGATGAAGATGTTCTTGTAGAAATTCTATGTACTCTATCGAATATGGAAATTCACACTATCAAAAATCAATATCTAAGAAGTAAGTTAAAGAAAATCCTTATCGAccttagagaaaatttaaacaattattttcaatagtgTATGGTGCTCATTTGGAATCTGAATTGAAGTCAGAAACTTCGGGTAATTTCAAGAGACTTTTAGTGTCACTTTGTACTGCTGCCAGAGATGAAAGTGGACAAATTGATCCTGAAGCAGCACAAAATGATGCCAGAGAGCTTCTTAAAGCTGGCGAACTACGTGTGGGCACTGATGAGAGTACATTTAATATGATTTTGTGCCAAAGGAATTATCATCAATTAGCATTGGTATATGTCTTGAGATTATACCAAATTAagaacttaattaattttttcatttcttttaagatCTTCCAAGAATATATGCACATGACAGGTCACACTCTGGAGAAGGCAATCAAGAATGAATTCTCTGGAGACATTCAAGATGGACTTTTGGCAATTTACAAGTGTGTTACCAACAAAGCCGAATACTTCGCAACTCGTTTGCATAAAAGTATGGCTGGTATTGGAACTAATGATAAACAACTGATTCGTGTGATAATAACACGATGTGAGGTAAGTTTAACTAAAAACCACCAAGAGATTCGAAGTTCCTGATAAAAtgtgttctttgtttgtttcagATTGATATGCAAGACATTAAGGCTGCATTCGAAGGTTTATATGGAAAGAGCCTCAAAAGTTGGATTAAGGTTTGTtggattattttaaagaaattacttacataaattaattatttttgtatttatagggTGATACATCGGGACATTATAAACATGCTTTGTACGCTCTGACAGGGGAACAAAGATCATCATAAAATAACAATCATAATAAGTTCTAGTATTTTTTTATCGtccatttctttttgtattcttttaaaatttttaaaattctacttataaaatacataacATAAATAAAGGCCAAATATGTGAATCTCTTATACCTACTTCACTCCTGTCAAGTTAATCTATTCTATTCCTGTTAATGTACCTTATTAAGgcgtttaaatattaaatattggaGTTATAACAATTTAATACTTTCTACCTGTAATAAACAACTATTTACTATTACGtagttttatgtaatttttttcaatttttatattatgtacaagaaacaaaaaacaacaaattaatgtatatttttactAGCTTCTATATATTCAGCAAACCTTAatgttaattaataaaattataaaataaatgtttaaaaaactaaaaaagttatattttcttaaatttaaaacattttaaatgaatggAAGGGATGAATACAAATTAACATTGAAAAACCTAgtttataaaattctttcaatttctctgattttttttaatttaatgtttcggATAGTTCCTGTAAGTTTCTTTTTATCTGTGTCCTTGTTAAAGTTTTTCATGATGTTACATTTGAAAAGCATTTTTCagaatcaaaatttattttaaaatatgttagtTTTTTATATCGTTCAGGTTGgctataaaaataatgtaaccTACAACATTCAGGTAGGATGTTATGTTAATACttcgaaattaaatttgctTTTGAGACTTAAaacacgaaataaaaaaaaaacatatttggaTATCCAAATcttatacattttgaaatgatCATTTAAGAAATTGTTATGTGATGAAACTTTTGTAGCCAATTACAAATATGTCTACAAATTAAATCGAAATTATGTATTTTCCACTTGGAGGAGCccaattttatatcttttataaaaagagTACCAACCCTTTGGAGGGTCTAAATTCAAAAGCTTTCGCAAAGTTTTAGTTTCTTCTCATTCGTGTGGATAAAAATATCCTGTAAAATTTTTGTCAacaagcatttcttaaaaattagctATCAGCCTTATTGTGAGTCACAGGGAAAACCATTCACAGGGAAATTTTTCGTTCACACGGACTTTCAAAAGATATTGGGAGTTTCAGTCGAATAAAATTTCACATCGAATCGGAAATGACAGTTCGAAAAATAGACATGTTCAAAAAACTTCTTCTCTATGATGGAAACAGggactaaaatttaaatcatttcttcttattaatgaaaaaaattcaagaaattagtGTGGCGCTTCAATTACTTTCTAAAACTTTGCCCACTGAGCGCAAAAACACTCTTTAAATTCAACCCGAGCACGtatacaatgtttttaaaaggaaCAGATCTTTTTGCATGcgacacaaaataaatttaagttgtaTGTTGATAAAAAAGAAAGTGACATAATTACGTCCAACTCCAAATTGTGACGCTTTTGTTGTTTAAGGCTTTCCTTTTTTAGTTCAGTAATGCGGTCCAGTGAGCGGtataactttttaaagataCTTTGAACTCCTTGTTATGCTCTGGCATTACGGAAATCCCTGCACTGAGCTcggatcaattttttttttgaatttgcagCTCCTCTGCGAAGACTTCGCTTGTGCTTATTTGGACAACCtttcttttatatttgatttgagGAGTCGGAGGAGTTGCTTGGTCATTTTCGTTTTGAGGAGTGACTTCAAGGTCATAATTGAATGGATCTGAAGATGAACCAGCCGCAGTTGGACAATATTCTTCATTCAAAACCATTTCTTCAGATGCAGGCAACCCAAAGCAGCGTGATTTGGGAACTTCTTCCACTGCTTTACTCATTCCAACCAGTTAAAATATAGTCTCTTCCGAGGGTGAAaatgtttaggttttatttagTAAACCTCCTGTTCCTCTTTGGTGGACTTTATTCGTTGCTGATTTTTTGCGCACGTAACGCTTTTGGTCAATGCAAACCtatttacaaaacataattttaaacaaaaaatgaattagaACTACAAAGCAAACTTACTTTTTTCCACTCGCATTCATTTTTAAAGGCGGGCCTGCGCTGTTAAGCTCTAATGTGGCTGCTTCCAAAACTTTTTCGCGACTTTGTTTTACAAAGCCTTTGGCAGTTTCAGGgttttgttgcattttatttaaaagcttttctctTTGggctttatttaaagttttgcttctgaaatattggaaaaattcacttttatttttggtcaaaaaaaaaaaacagcaaaaaaacttacatttccCGCTTTGTTCTTCTCCCGTTCgtgacaaaaaaataagtgaacatTGCGGCTGTTgggatttttttcaacatgGGGAATTTTTTCGTCTGAAAATCACAATTAGGGAAATGGGAATTTTTCCACGTGGAATCTTGTTCCCATCTCCCATGGATCGCACAATAGGGCTGATTGCAAAGTATTAACTTTAGATTTATAGTcgataaatataaaagttttacactaaatacaataattattaaaagaaaattggtgTCCCAAAACTGCTGTTCCTAACATACgtaaatttatatcaaaatgagGAAATAACTGCCAGAACATCAATATTAACGAATTATACACTGTTGGCCAAAATGTTGCTTTTTTCTGTTGCGttacaataaaagttttttgaagcTCGCCTATAAATCACATAAATTCTTAAGACATGTCAATTAAAAACCTAAGACAGCCAAAAACGGGTTTTTTAAGGCAGAGTTGAACTCAACATattccttaacaaaaaattaaatacaattttttttaaataaaaatcttcatCTTCTAGATATGGTTTAAGTTTATCTAGTTTTCGTAATTTCCCATAAGATATAAGATGACTTATAGTTAGTAATTTCACTATCATGAAGTTTTGAACAACCTTGAATGAAATTACTTtatgttattaaataatttgtttcaaagtaaatataaatatagagACTCATTTTTACAgtcgatttatttcaaaaacttgatgttattACCTTAAAACTACAAATTTGTAATAAGATTAAAATTTGCTTTTATACTGTTTTGcgttattcttttaaaaacccTTTAAGCATAAATGCTTCAGCGTTTTGTTTAAGATCATTAAATGGCATTTGAAAGCACTTACAACTCATGAGATTGGTTTGAAAACTAAGTAAGActgtaaatattgaaaatcatcacgaattttatttaaagaaaaccgTTTCTTGTTGGgataaattcattttgaaattggaTTCGATCTAGAGCCACCATAAACCTTACACAAAGAGTATTTTGATTGCCATCTACATTACCTTTTTAACCAGTGTTATCAATAAATACTGGAGGATCAGAATAAATGGGATTTTAGAAAACCTTCTGTTATTTTTGGTAGTAAATCCTTGATTGTCATAAACCCCAAAATTGGTCACAAATACCTTAAAGCTAAAAAAACgagtaaattttaaacaaacgaGTCTCCTAATAGTTGTCTTTTTTcccaaaagaattttgaagtaaaaagaaaaatggacctacttaaaaatattagctaagaaaaagtcaaaaagcaGAAATGTCATAACGCCCAACAATTTTCTTGTTaagtaaagggtttttcaattggtgcgtgtagattttggcgccccgtggcggcaactttgttttggtgacatatgtcaaatcttttgtttattcttcAGTTTTGTATGTCAAATCATCTTTTCATGTTACGCGATTGAATAGAacattcaaatgataaaactttactatcgaaatgagtgttcgttaagtaAACGTTGCTCACATTGTGCCCTTTTTACGTTAGTCTTGTGGACCTatacagtcgactcttcaaagTTTGGTGGctaaatttgagacgaccggttcagtaagcaataagccaacacccgtacgttcaaggagcGCAATATCGGCCAAAAACatgtacagcagaacccaaaGAAGTCTATTCCACGCCGCGCCGCCGCTGTGCACAAGAACTTGGCTTTTCGctgacttcaacttggcgaattttacGTCGGGAATTGGGCCATCCAACTGACCTAGAAGCAAAAAGTTCATGATCATAGACAACGTCATTTTTCGCTGTCCtagcttcgaatcgtttggaagacccctattttgaccaaaaaaaaaagaatggctgtgttaataagcaaaattggcGTATTTGGGTCTACACCAACCCACACGAgcttcaccaggtgataatcaAAATGcctaaattttaaaacacatgacATCTTTTTAGCTATGTCAATTAGTAATTAGGGcgttttgatattttaacatAGATTTGAGCCTTATGACATTGGTTTTGCACTTGTAGCAATTCCTTTTGAAGAAGTTTATCGGCGAGTGAATCGcgagaaaacattgtttttgaatcAGATTCAGAACCGATctaaattggaaaaataaacaCGTTGTTCGTAATAAGTCAGAATAATGGAAATTGTGCTGGTCCGGtatggaaaaataatttttatacttCCGGATAATCTCTTAATTTATTTGGAATAAAGACTAAAAGATAAAAGTCGAAATTGCCAAACATTTGCtttatgttatattttcaaacagTTTGTATCTacatatctgttttttttttaatttcagtaaaaaacttcaacaaattcaaagaaagctatttttactaaaaaatagaACTTAAATGAAGGAGGTTCTAGATTTTGTTCTAGGACAAATTTGGATTAATTCCTTTTGGTGCTGTTGTCAGAAGCCCACATTTGCAATTTGTTAGATAATATCTAAGATACATAGAGTTGCCACCCTCCGaaaatgttttgattgaatATGTTTATTAGTTGCTTAACGAGTAGATAAAGAATAAAGTAcaatatcaattaatttttatttttttcgcgTGTGTAAAGTGCGATTAAATTACGAGTTCTATCTATAAAACtatgaatattttttcatagtttcaaataataaattttgaatacttGATCTCTTTGCAATTTCgtatatgatattttaaatgactTAAAATAAAGATCTAATCAACTGAGCCGGAGAGTTAGATGCAACGCCACCTTTCGTATTTATAAACACTTACACTTATTTTTATCGGGCTTAAGTTTATTTTACTGTTATCAGCGATggttatttgtttaccttttcaTATCAACACAGGTTCATCGTGAGTCACAATTATGTTTATGTGTGCTCCATTTTAGTTACATACCTAGTATCATATCGAATCATTTACCGTTTCAATAAACCTACctgtatcaaaaaaaataacgcaCAACCTACCCTTTTGAATTGATGCACCATTTTTGAGCAAACAAAAGGGATCATAGATAAAACACTCTCAATTTTCAATCGGTTTCGTTGATTCACTCCAATTTCaaaccaataaaacaaaaaattataaatacatatagtAATGGCCCTTTcgtaatttttgaacaaaatctagAACAGAAGGTAAGGTAAGTACCTACAAACGTTAAAGATAAAAAACCTCACGAAGAGTGAGAGTATCTTTTTGTCTTATCAAACCTTATAGCCTAagttaaagagaaaaaatatatatctgtCTTTATAGAGAGTGGGAGCTATAGCAATTAATGCAGAGCTCCCTGCTATCAAAAGctaatagaaaatttataatttcagtGTTTCGAAAATTTTGCTTGAGATAAGTCACGTATAAATAGAAAACTTAAAGACGACGAACGAAGACGGACGTGCTCGGGgaacgattttatttttaatacaccACAGTTTAGGGAATGGATTCAACTTTAAGACACCTTTTCTAAGACAATATGAATTCCCACGATGAGGACGAATTGCCTATAAGGACGGTTATAAAATACGAAAAGACCTCGTGTTACTTCTGTAACGAGTGGTTGGAATCGCAGACTTTTAAGGTATACCTATGACGATGAGTCTTATCATTTAAATAGAATttgattcaataaaataatatttacaatttttgttgttgtgaaatTGGGGAAAAAACGCcctttaatataattattttatatcaaatgatGATTAAATAATGTTGTGCATCGCCCTACTTATTAGGAGCACTTGATTCATTGTGGTCAAGTTTTGGAACCATGTCCAAATGGATGTTCAGCTTATATACAAAGGAAGAAAATGCGGTCACATTTGAGAGACTGTCCCAAAGTGAGTATGAGAACTTTGTCCTCCTCGTCCATTAGCAATGGATTGGAAGGAGGAGCAATGGAGAGTCGAATTGAGATGCTGGAACAGGATATTTCTGCTTTGAGATCGGTTCTAAATGAAGAGATTCGACAGCGGTTGCATTTGATAACCGATGTGGGTAGCTTAAGGAAACAAAATCAGGTAAGAAGTGGAAAgcattttgtatgaatttttggaatttaagttatttttgaaatcaaagctAAAAATTATCTTAATAAGATATTCTGAATGAATTTCTTCCTAACACAACAATTATTGTCTTGAAGCACtctgcaaacaaaaacaacaaaaataaaaacatctgtTAAATGTGGGAGgggaatttgaaaatttgtttttcttgtatttgttttaattttgttgttgttttattttggttttttttttatttttggtagttCTAAGGTGTTTCAGTCTTACCACtgtgaatatttaaattaagaaggCGCCTGATGAGTCGCACTTAGATACTTCTGAAGTTCAGTTCATTAGCctcaatatacatttttaatcataCATCTTAATTTATTAGTGTCAGAAATTGTCTTTcgtttgttaaagaaaattgtatttgaaaaagtaaagtcaaactttgagtttttgttcaaaaattcgtggtttaatacaaaaatagtatttttaaatctcacgaaattctttaaaatttttttttaaacaatttggcTTTTGTTgatctaaaatcaaaaatgattagTTCCGTctcagaaatttaaatttacaaacgtCTATTAAAACAATGTCAACCTTTATGGATGTACCAGTTGTCAATTAAACTGAAAAGTGAGATCAATAttaacatatttcttttttgcaaGCCACAATTAACGGATAGtagaaaactaaataaaacgatttttaacaaaattaagtctGAATATATGATTGAAAAAACATTGCGATTGTTTCGTTGATGTTATGGCACTTAGTCCTCCGAGTTCCGCCTTAATGAAACCAAAATTCGTTCTCATACAAATTTTCCGATTCCAATCAATTTAGCATAAGGCCCAATAAAACTGCTAGAAAAACACTAAAAACGCTCAACATTTCTTTGTTTTACGAGCCCCTAACTCgacattattaattataaacatAGCCTCTGATGTGAAGATGCAgttcgtcaaaaaaaaataattttgggataaaaattcagaaaattttgGTACTTTTcaggaaaaataaattaaattaaattaaattgggtggcgcaaccaATCAGGTCCGTTGGGACCttaggcctagtgacttacaactctcaaccattcctgtgtgcgagtactgtggtcaggaatgaaagggacctataattttaggccgaatccgaacggttaatttgagaaagcactttttcatgacaagatttactcttgaaagatttgtcaattcctcgcaacttaatttttttaaatttaggtggcacaggcaggtattgaacccaagacctcttgcatgacagtccaacgcactaaccatcattagTCACCAATACTTCACTATTGGTGActaaaaaatgttcaccatatatttaaaaatttgaatgttcaaggtattgttccatttttacaattttatccTATATTTATGATATCGCAATAAAACGTAAGTGACATCTTAATAAAACAtgaacttacttaaggtggcgctagagTCCAGTTTGAACTAGAGTCTCATACAACACTtgccacctgatccacggttCACGATTATTCCTCTACTGCGATATCCAGTGGAAGTGAATTCAAAGACTTTCAGGGCCGggacattggtttccatgcgtccaagtcgttggacttttacccttttgtcgaagtctacgtcgctgtatagcccgtacagctcgttttTTCATAGTCCATACTTCTGCACCGTTTAGAAGGACTGGGATTACGGGGGCCTTTTAAAGGAACACTTTGGTTGTTCGAAAGAGGGCTTAATtattcaattgcttttttagcaCAAAGAAAcggcggttagcaagagtaatttgATCACAgagttggtgttgttttctgcgttcatagcgGACCCTatgtagacaaagttcttagttacctcaaagttaagtctgtagatggtgacgttttgaccgagccGTCAGTGTTATAGGTCCTTTCTTAACGACAACATCttctttgttttgccttcattaaaaactaaacatatttttgccacctcttcctcaatactcacaaaagcccattGACATCATGCTTAGTTCgtccaattatgtcaattttatagacagacttttgaaacatTGCGCTGCTAGTGTTGACATGGAAGCTTTGtatactattctttcaaggacgatgcaGCAGCGCGAATTcgccatggtcatcctgcacgaATGGACTAGTCTGGTAcagatgctaaaactagacacgGCTCTATGCAGTTCATCtctgtagatactgtcatatgcggtctaGAAATGGGTGAAAAGATtgtgggtgtcaatttgatgttctttttttttccaagatctgccgtaatgtgtttGTAATTAATTGACTGTGTAATTTCTTGGTCCAataccacactgataaagatctatgaggttgttgacgatgggctttaaagGTACACATATCACATatcatatttgaatttcaatacCCAAAAACCAGGACCTTTCCGAAAAcgtgttaacaaaaaaaatgtcattatctTTTTTGTGTATAATTAAATGAGCTAAactataataaaactaaatttttaatcaCGACCCCCCTCCCCCTTCGTTTGCATCGCTCCCAATTTAGTGTCAATTTTTGAGGTGTTGGGGCATATAAATAGAACTCTTCACCGAAGTTCACTTTTATGGGATTTTTTGTTAAGTATTGCAAAAAAGTCGTCAAAATAGACAAACATAATTTTGGGGCTAAAGACATGTCGACGTTAAGactaaagtttaatatttttctactttaactttttttaggtCTCTGATGAATGGAATCAAGAAACTGATCAAATAATGACACAACTCCAAAAACTCATTAACCAAGAATCCGAACTAAGAGTAAATGCCATCGAAGAGTGCCATAATGATTTTCGTTACTGCTACGATCTATCacaagtttgttttatttattaatattttataactttcCAATACTTATACTTTTGTTATGGTTTTTAACCCTCCAGACACTAAAAACTGAATTGGAAAGCTCCATAAATGAATTGGAAAAGGAAATTGCAGATCTTtcaatggaaacaaaaaaagcacAAAACAGATTAACAGAAACTATTATAAAATTGGACGAAAGTATAATGGAAcaggaaaatattttcaagtaatttaggaaaacaaatttaaatctctaaaaataataaaacac
This window contains:
- the LOC129946405 gene encoding annexin B11 isoform X2: MYPFGTPTVHPAQNFDPVKDAHDLRKAMKGFGTDENTLIEIICRRTNDQRQEIQRQYKTHFGKDLIEDIKSETSGNFQKLLVGLLRPIVDFYCHELCDAMKGIGTDEDVLVEILCTLSNMEIHTIKNQYLRMYGAHLESELKSETSGNFKRLLVSLCTAARDESGQIDPEAAQNDARELLKAGELRVGTDESTFNMILCQRNYHQLALIFQEYMHMTGHTLEKAIKNEFSGDIQDGLLAIYKCVTNKAEYFATRLHKSMAGIGTNDKQLIRVIITRCEIDMQDIKAAFEGLYGKSLKSWIKGDTSGHYKHALYALTGEQRSS
- the LOC129946405 gene encoding annexin B11 isoform X1 gives rise to the protein MYPFGSGRPQPTPPQNQYHQSPNSNAPFGAGWTQPSTQPPTHGGYPSPQHSQHHAPYPTGPTYPYPSQTANSNPAPYPSYGQAAPAANYPPYPGSSFPHNPQQQQHHHHAPYPPSSTNAPSINTPYPPSTPSSSSTPYPPAAPGSAAPYPSHPPYQGYPSSHQISSHNQPPYPTHQAQPSHSPHAHIGPGGNNAAASLAKCFGEMNNRQSVVKKEGTPTVHPAQNFDPVKDAHDLRKAMKGFGTDENTLIEIICRRTNDQRQEIQRQYKTHFGKDLIEDIKSETSGNFQKLLVGLLRPIVDFYCHELCDAMKGIGTDEDVLVEILCTLSNMEIHTIKNQYLRMYGAHLESELKSETSGNFKRLLVSLCTAARDESGQIDPEAAQNDARELLKAGELRVGTDESTFNMILCQRNYHQLALIFQEYMHMTGHTLEKAIKNEFSGDIQDGLLAIYKCVTNKAEYFATRLHKSMAGIGTNDKQLIRVIITRCEIDMQDIKAAFEGLYGKSLKSWIKGDTSGHYKHALYALTGEQRSS